The following coding sequences are from one Paenibacillus tundrae window:
- a CDS encoding alpha/beta-type small acid-soluble spore protein, which yields MAQSNGNSNNLVVTKASAALEQLKYEVAQELGISIPQDGYQGNMTSYENGSIGGYITKRLVTIAEQQLAGQYQ from the coding sequence ATGGCACAAAGCAACGGTAACTCCAACAACTTGGTGGTAACTAAAGCTTCCGCAGCCCTGGAACAACTGAAATACGAAGTTGCTCAAGAACTCGGAATCAGCATCCCACAAGACGGATACCAAGGTAACATGACTTCTTACGAGAACGGTTCGATCGGTGGATACATCACGAAGCGTCTGGTAACAATTGCAGAACAGCAATTGGCAGGTCAATACCAATAA
- a CDS encoding lytic transglycosylase domain-containing protein has translation MKWLRKKRVLLLMFVSFVLVLFLNTNWMAWFYPIHYKEEIRAQSYSYEVDPFLIASIIKVETNFKTSLESKRGAIGLMQLMPDTANWIMEQAKIPGTSLEELKHKPERNIQLGTWYLKNLSDQFDGNEAVMIAAYNAGPGKVSSWLRDGVWDGSFDTVKDIPFGETRHYVQRVIYYYNQYVKIYNTF, from the coding sequence ATGAAATGGCTACGTAAGAAACGGGTACTGCTGTTGATGTTTGTTTCCTTCGTTCTAGTGCTGTTCTTGAATACGAACTGGATGGCTTGGTTCTACCCGATTCATTATAAGGAAGAGATTCGGGCACAATCCTATAGCTATGAAGTAGACCCGTTTCTAATTGCTTCAATTATTAAGGTAGAGACTAACTTCAAAACAAGCTTGGAATCTAAGCGTGGTGCCATCGGACTTATGCAACTCATGCCGGATACGGCCAATTGGATTATGGAGCAGGCCAAAATTCCGGGTACGTCATTAGAAGAACTGAAGCATAAGCCTGAGAGGAACATTCAGCTTGGTACTTGGTACCTGAAGAACTTATCCGATCAGTTTGATGGCAATGAGGCGGTCATGATTGCTGCGTATAATGCGGGACCAGGTAAGGTTAGTAGCTGGCTCCGAGATGGCGTGTGGGATGGGTCATTTGATACAGTCAAGGACATTCCTTTTGGAGAAACCCGGCACTATGTACAACGCGTCATTTATTATTATAATCAATATGTTAAGATCTATAATACGTTCTAG
- the mutM gene encoding DNA-formamidopyrimidine glycosylase, which produces MPELPEVETVRRTLNQLIVGKTIDRVTVSLPRIIQRPDDIDAFALELAGHTVIGVERRGKFLRILLDGLVLVSHLRMEGRYGVYQQHEEVEKHTHVIFHFTDGTELRYKDVRQFGTMHLFNAGEELVSKPLLKLGLEPLDPAFTVTAFRDAVGKRTTKIKAVLLNQAYVVGIGNIYVDEALFRAGIHPETIAKTLSEAQLTVLHEAIVSTLQDAVNAGGSSIKSYVNGQGEMGMFQHQLKIYGRKAEPCHNCGTMIEKSVVGGRGTHYCPKCQPIL; this is translated from the coding sequence ATGCCGGAATTACCGGAAGTCGAAACAGTCAGAAGAACATTGAATCAACTTATCGTAGGTAAGACCATTGATCGAGTTACGGTTAGTTTGCCGCGTATTATTCAGCGGCCGGACGATATAGATGCTTTTGCATTAGAACTCGCGGGACATACAGTTATCGGTGTGGAGCGCAGAGGTAAGTTTTTACGTATTTTGCTGGACGGGCTGGTGCTTGTCTCTCATCTTCGGATGGAAGGGCGCTATGGTGTGTATCAGCAACACGAAGAGGTAGAGAAGCATACCCATGTAATCTTCCACTTTACCGATGGAACTGAGTTACGTTATAAGGATGTACGTCAGTTTGGCACGATGCATCTGTTCAATGCAGGAGAGGAGCTTGTCTCCAAACCTTTGTTGAAGCTAGGTCTAGAACCACTTGATCCGGCGTTTACAGTTACTGCCTTTCGCGATGCCGTTGGCAAACGGACAACCAAGATTAAGGCTGTATTATTGAATCAGGCATATGTGGTCGGGATTGGGAATATATATGTGGACGAGGCTCTGTTCCGCGCAGGTATTCATCCAGAGACGATTGCCAAAACATTGTCTGAAGCTCAGCTCACGGTGTTGCATGAAGCGATTGTGTCGACATTGCAGGATGCAGTCAATGCAGGTGGCTCGTCGATTAAGTCTTATGTGAATGGTCAAGGTGAGATGGGCATGTTCCAGCATCAATTGAAAATTTATGGGCGCAAAGCCGAGCCTTGTCATAATTGCGGTACGATGATTGAGAAAAGTGTGGTGGGTGGCAGAGGCACACATTACTGCCCGAAATGCCAGCCTATATTGTAG
- a CDS encoding MntP/YtaF family protein, producing MLHHFISLLALALALSLDGFGVGITYGLRKTKIPLLSIAVISICSGLVIALSMQVGVLLSHVVSPNVASEVGAVILIAIGGWSLFQLIRKQSKERAETDEGTVENSASEHVESRANGTSALTEQEVASKGKNQVLALELEQSASGGSVERMVFTLELRKLGVVIQILRSPSKADMDNSGSISTQEAMWLGIALSLDAFGAGLGAALLGFPTLWTALVIALFSGAFLSLGMKVGLRFAALQWMRRLSVLPALLLMFMGIMKLL from the coding sequence GTGCTGCATCATTTTATTTCATTACTGGCGCTTGCTTTGGCGCTTAGTTTAGATGGTTTTGGAGTCGGGATTACATATGGGCTGCGCAAAACCAAGATTCCGTTGCTATCCATTGCTGTTATCTCTATTTGTTCGGGATTAGTAATCGCCTTGTCGATGCAGGTAGGGGTGCTGCTATCCCATGTAGTTTCGCCGAATGTAGCATCCGAAGTTGGGGCTGTGATATTGATTGCGATTGGTGGATGGTCACTATTTCAGCTTATACGCAAGCAGAGTAAGGAAAGAGCGGAAACGGATGAAGGTACAGTGGAAAATTCGGCAAGCGAGCATGTAGAGAGTAGAGCCAACGGAACATCAGCCTTAACGGAGCAAGAGGTAGCTTCCAAAGGGAAAAACCAGGTTCTCGCATTGGAACTGGAGCAGTCAGCTTCAGGGGGCTCTGTGGAGCGGATGGTCTTCACCTTAGAACTTCGAAAATTAGGTGTCGTCATTCAAATACTCCGAAGTCCCTCCAAGGCAGACATGGACAATTCGGGAAGCATCTCGACTCAAGAAGCGATGTGGCTGGGTATTGCACTATCACTGGATGCATTCGGTGCAGGGCTTGGAGCTGCGCTACTCGGATTTCCAACGCTGTGGACAGCACTTGTCATTGCGTTGTTTAGTGGAGCGTTTCTGTCACTCGGGATGAAGGTTGGACTTCGTTTTGCTGCGCTGCAATGGATGCGTCGATTGTCCGTGTTGCCAGCACTGTTATTAATGTTTATGGGAATAATGAAGCTGTTGTGA
- the coaE gene encoding dephospho-CoA kinase (Dephospho-CoA kinase (CoaE) performs the final step in coenzyme A biosynthesis.), translating into MNIGLTGGIATGKSSVSALLASKGALLIDADVIAREVMMPGHPVLAAAVQRFGQAILHEDGTLDRKKLGSIVFQHPEERKALEAITHPAIRREMRERAAAYEQAHPDKLVVSDIPLLYESGLEKGFDEVVVVYVPRAIQRERLMSRDGLTGEQADARIAAQMDIEQKKQLADIVIDNSGAWHDTEQQVISFLQGKGLI; encoded by the coding sequence ATGAATATTGGCTTAACCGGCGGAATCGCCACAGGAAAGAGCAGTGTTTCCGCCCTTCTTGCCAGTAAAGGAGCACTGCTCATTGATGCAGACGTTATTGCCCGGGAGGTCATGATGCCCGGGCATCCTGTTTTGGCTGCCGCTGTACAGCGGTTCGGACAAGCCATTCTTCATGAAGACGGGACGTTGGATCGGAAGAAGCTAGGCAGTATTGTTTTCCAGCATCCAGAGGAACGTAAAGCGCTTGAGGCTATTACCCATCCGGCGATTCGCCGAGAGATGAGAGAACGAGCGGCCGCATATGAGCAGGCGCACCCGGATAAGCTTGTGGTATCGGATATTCCTTTATTGTACGAGTCGGGTCTGGAAAAAGGATTCGATGAAGTCGTCGTTGTATACGTACCTAGAGCGATACAGAGAGAACGATTGATGAGCCGGGATGGGTTGACTGGTGAGCAGGCTGACGCCCGGATTGCGGCTCAGATGGACATCGAACAGAAAAAGCAGCTTGCTGATATCGTTATCGATAACAGTGGAGCATGGCACGATACAGAGCAGCAAGTCATCTCTTTCCTGCAAGGTAAGGGATTAATATGA
- the polA gene encoding DNA polymerase I produces MDKFILIDGNSIIYRAFFAMPPLTNSKGLHTNAVYGFTTMLLRLLEEHKPTHVMVAFDAGKVTFRHEGYQEYKGGREKTPTELSEQFPLLKELLRGFGIAQFELEGFEADDIIGTLTKRADEAGRQVLVVSGDKDMLQLASDHVHIGLTRKGVTDIELYDPAQIKERYGLTPLQIIDLKGLMGDTSDNIPGIPGVGEKTALKLLHQFGTVEDVLNGTAELKGKMKEKIEAHAEDARMSKQLATIHREVPLEQTWEDMQFAGLQEETAGPALAKLEFKSLLERLNFSGKVDAVEAVPAAEVKSTIATEETIEELFASLETIDVIHVETHGDNPHQAELVGIALGSSEEYTFLSPELLQSKAASSVRAWLANSDEPKRGYDLHRVDLALHAHGIEFAGAAFDVQLAAYLLDPTESNQTISGLTAKYGLPSLVEDDTVMGKGAKYKVPEVEVLGDFLCRKAAAVAAIIPLQEKALESDEMNSLFHELEMPLSRILADMEKQGIKANTADLQALGHEFEEQIGRLMSEIYRLSGTEFNLNSPKQLGEILFDRLGLPVVKKTKTGYSTDAEVLEKLAPYHEVVQHILQYRQLAKLQSTYVEGLLKEISPRDGKVHTYYRQTIAATGRLSSQFPNLQNIPIRMEEGRKIRKVFVPSEPGWTILAADYSQIELRVLAHISDDERLKEAFVHDMDIHTKTASDVFGVKAEEVDSDMRRSAKAVNFGIVYGISDYGLSQNLNITRKEAAQFIDQYFEVFQGVRRYMDDIVKEARKDGYVKTLLERRRYLPEINASNFNIRSFAERTAMNTPIQGTAADIIKLAMVQMDEALRERNLNSRMLLQVHDELVFEVPADELETMKELVPAVMEKALELSVPLKAEVSYGENWYEAK; encoded by the coding sequence ATGGACAAGTTTATTCTCATAGATGGAAATAGCATTATATATAGGGCGTTTTTTGCAATGCCGCCGTTGACCAATTCAAAAGGATTACATACCAATGCGGTATATGGGTTCACCACAATGCTGTTAAGGCTGCTTGAAGAGCATAAGCCGACACATGTGATGGTGGCATTTGATGCGGGCAAGGTGACTTTCCGTCACGAAGGATATCAAGAGTACAAAGGTGGACGCGAGAAAACACCAACTGAATTGTCGGAACAGTTCCCCTTGCTCAAAGAACTCCTGCGAGGATTCGGCATTGCACAGTTTGAGCTTGAAGGATTCGAAGCGGATGACATCATCGGAACGTTGACCAAACGTGCCGATGAGGCAGGAAGACAGGTGCTTGTTGTCTCGGGTGACAAGGACATGCTGCAGCTTGCCTCTGACCATGTTCATATCGGGCTAACACGCAAAGGTGTAACAGATATTGAATTGTATGACCCTGCCCAGATTAAGGAGCGTTATGGCTTGACTCCATTGCAGATTATCGACCTGAAAGGTCTCATGGGCGATACCTCTGATAATATTCCAGGCATTCCTGGAGTGGGAGAGAAGACAGCATTAAAGCTGTTGCATCAATTCGGTACCGTAGAGGATGTACTGAATGGCACAGCCGAGCTGAAAGGTAAAATGAAAGAAAAGATCGAAGCTCACGCTGAAGATGCTCGGATGAGTAAGCAGCTAGCTACGATCCATCGCGAGGTTCCATTGGAGCAGACGTGGGAAGATATGCAGTTTGCAGGCTTGCAGGAAGAAACAGCAGGGCCAGCACTGGCGAAGCTAGAATTCAAGTCATTGCTTGAACGTCTGAACTTCAGTGGCAAGGTAGACGCAGTAGAAGCTGTGCCAGCGGCAGAGGTTAAGTCTACGATTGCTACAGAGGAAACAATTGAAGAGCTATTTGCCTCGCTCGAGACCATTGATGTTATACATGTGGAAACGCACGGTGACAATCCGCATCAGGCGGAATTGGTTGGGATCGCGTTAGGTTCAAGCGAAGAGTACACCTTCTTGTCTCCTGAACTGCTTCAATCGAAGGCAGCGTCTTCTGTAAGAGCATGGCTAGCGAATTCAGACGAGCCTAAGCGAGGATATGATCTACACCGCGTAGATCTTGCACTTCATGCCCACGGCATTGAATTTGCGGGAGCGGCTTTTGACGTGCAGTTGGCTGCTTATCTGCTCGACCCTACAGAGTCCAACCAGACGATCAGTGGCTTAACTGCGAAGTACGGGCTACCGTCTCTGGTAGAGGATGATACGGTGATGGGCAAAGGGGCCAAGTATAAAGTGCCTGAGGTGGAAGTGTTGGGTGATTTCCTATGTCGCAAAGCGGCGGCAGTAGCAGCCATTATCCCACTGCAGGAGAAGGCGCTTGAGAGTGATGAAATGAACTCACTGTTCCATGAGCTGGAGATGCCGTTATCACGTATTTTGGCTGATATGGAGAAGCAGGGAATCAAGGCGAATACGGCTGATTTGCAGGCTCTGGGTCATGAATTCGAAGAACAGATTGGTCGATTGATGTCCGAGATTTATCGTCTCTCGGGTACGGAATTTAACCTTAATTCACCGAAACAGTTGGGTGAAATTTTGTTTGATAGATTAGGTTTACCTGTGGTGAAGAAAACCAAAACGGGTTACTCCACCGATGCGGAAGTGTTGGAAAAACTTGCTCCGTATCATGAGGTAGTCCAGCATATTTTGCAATACCGTCAGTTGGCGAAGCTGCAATCCACTTATGTGGAAGGTTTACTGAAGGAGATATCACCGCGAGATGGCAAGGTTCATACGTATTATCGTCAGACGATCGCGGCTACGGGACGCCTGAGCAGTCAATTCCCGAACCTACAGAACATTCCGATCCGGATGGAGGAAGGTCGTAAGATCCGGAAGGTATTCGTACCTTCGGAGCCTGGTTGGACGATATTGGCAGCAGACTATTCTCAGATCGAATTGCGTGTACTTGCACATATCTCAGATGATGAGCGATTGAAGGAGGCTTTTGTACATGACATGGATATCCACACGAAGACGGCCTCTGACGTATTTGGGGTGAAGGCTGAAGAAGTGGATAGTGATATGCGTCGATCAGCTAAGGCGGTAAATTTCGGAATCGTGTATGGCATAAGCGACTACGGTTTATCCCAGAACTTGAACATAACGCGCAAAGAGGCAGCGCAGTTTATTGATCAATACTTCGAAGTATTCCAAGGCGTACGTCGGTATATGGATGATATTGTGAAGGAAGCGCGTAAGGATGGATATGTCAAAACGTTATTGGAGCGTCGTCGTTACCTTCCTGAAATTAACGCAAGCAACTTCAACATACGTTCCTTCGCCGAACGTACAGCGATGAATACACCAATTCAAGGAACAGCGGCAGACATTATCAAGCTTGCTATGGTGCAGATGGATGAGGCGCTGCGTGAGCGTAACTTGAACAGCCGTATGCTGCTTCAGGTACACGATGAGCTTGTATTCGAAGTGCCGGCAGATGAATTGGAAACGATGAAGGAGCTTGTGCCAGCTGTCATGGAAAAAGCGTTAGAGCTGTCTGTGCCGCTCAAAGCAGAAGTTAGCTACGGGGAGAACTGGTACGAAGCGAAATAA